In Methanothermus fervidus DSM 2088, a single genomic region encodes these proteins:
- a CDS encoding precorrin-2 C20-methyltransferase (COGs: COG2243 Precorrin-2 methylase~InterPro IPR000878: IPR014777: IPR012382: IPR006364~KEGG: mth:MTH1348 precorrin-2 methyltransferase~PFAM: Uroporphyrin-III C/tetrapyrrole (Corrin/Porphyrin) methyltransferase~PRIAM: Precorrin-2 C(20)-methyltransferase~SPTR: O27402 Precorrin-2 methyltransferase~TIGRFAM: precorrin-2 C20-methyltransferase~PFAM: Tetrapyrrole (Corrin/Porphyrin) Methylases~TIGRFAM: precorrin-2 C20-methyltransferase), whose protein sequence is MKGKFIGVGVGPGDPELMTVKAVKIIKSVPVICAPRSSPHRPSIALKIIKNILKKRNDKYEVIEPVFPMIENKENLKKYWDHAAEIISEHLSEGKDVAFVTIGDPSLYSTFTYICRRIKKKFQVEMIPGICSFTSCAASACLPLAEKDETLLILPNVNKKIKKIIGYVDTVVVMKTSRHGNLLKKIVEEDPRKKKIISVVNCSMKNEKIVEGFVEDGGYLCTTLIKFLSE, encoded by the coding sequence ATGAAAGGAAAATTTATAGGAGTAGGTGTGGGACCAGGAGATCCAGAACTCATGACAGTTAAAGCAGTTAAAATAATTAAGTCTGTTCCAGTAATATGTGCTCCAAGATCTTCACCTCATAGGCCAAGTATTGCATTAAAAATAATTAAAAATATATTAAAAAAACGTAATGACAAATATGAAGTCATAGAACCTGTATTTCCTATGATTGAAAATAAAGAAAATCTAAAAAAATATTGGGATCATGCAGCGGAAATTATTTCTGAACATCTTTCTGAAGGTAAAGATGTTGCATTTGTAACTATTGGTGATCCATCTCTTTATAGTACTTTCACTTACATATGTAGGAGAATTAAGAAAAAATTTCAAGTGGAAATGATACCAGGTATATGTTCATTTACAAGTTGTGCTGCTAGTGCATGCCTTCCATTAGCTGAAAAAGATGAAACTTTGCTTATATTACCAAATGTAAATAAAAAAATAAAAAAAATTATAGGTTATGTTGATACTGTTGTAGTGATGAAAACATCCCGGCACGGTAATTTATTGAAAAAAATTGTTGAAGAAGATCCTAGAAAGAAAAAGATAATATCTGTCGTGAATTGTAGCATGAAAAATGAAAAAATTGTTGAAGGTTTTGTAGAGGATGGTGGATATTTATGTACAACACTTATTAAGTTTTTAAGTGAATAA
- a CDS encoding signal recognition particle-docking protein FtsY (COGs: COG0552 Signal recognition particle GTPase~InterPro IPR013822: IPR000897: IPR003593: IPR004390~KEGG: mth:MTH1608 signal recognition particle protein (docking protein)~PFAM: GTP-binding signal recognition particle SRP54 G- domain; GTP-binding signal recognition particle SRP54 helical bundle~SMART: AAA ATPase~SPTR: O27645 Signal recognition particle protein (Docking protein)~TIGRFAM: signal recognition particle-docking protein FtsY~PFAM: SRP54-type protein, GTPase domain; SRP54-type protein, helical bundle domain~TIGRFAM: signal recognition particle-docking protein FtsY): protein MFESLKNKLNKAVKKITKSVSKKEIEKGKVEENKSGIFSFIKEKTISEDDIEDVLWELQLELLEGDVALEVAEKITESVKKELVGKKVKRSTDIDKYTRNALKNAILEILKTDSNVEDLLKIKKKPFVILFVGVNGTGKTTTIAKLAKYFMEKGLVPVIAAADTFRAGAIEQITKHGEKLGVKVIKHKKGSDPAAVAYDAVNHAKSKNKDVVLIDTAGRMQTNMNLMEEMAKIKRVVNPDFIIFVGDALTGNDAVEQAKMFDEKIGIDGVILTKADADTRGGAAISISYVIGKPILFLGIGQNYDDLIEFKPEWVVKQLFT from the coding sequence TTGTTTGAATCCTTAAAAAATAAATTAAATAAGGCTGTAAAAAAAATAACTAAATCTGTATCAAAAAAGGAAATTGAAAAGGGTAAAGTAGAGGAAAATAAATCAGGTATTTTTTCTTTTATAAAGGAGAAGACAATTTCTGAAGATGATATAGAAGACGTTTTGTGGGAGTTGCAACTAGAATTATTAGAGGGAGATGTAGCATTAGAAGTAGCTGAAAAAATAACAGAGTCTGTTAAAAAAGAATTAGTTGGTAAAAAAGTTAAAAGAAGCACTGATATTGATAAATACACAAGAAATGCTTTAAAAAATGCAATACTTGAGATCTTAAAAACAGATAGCAACGTTGAGGATTTATTAAAAATAAAGAAAAAACCATTTGTCATATTGTTTGTTGGTGTGAATGGAACAGGTAAAACAACTACTATTGCTAAACTAGCTAAATATTTCATGGAAAAAGGATTGGTACCTGTTATAGCAGCCGCAGATACATTTAGAGCTGGTGCAATTGAACAAATAACCAAACATGGAGAAAAACTTGGAGTAAAAGTTATAAAACACAAAAAAGGGTCAGACCCTGCAGCAGTGGCATATGACGCTGTAAATCATGCAAAATCTAAAAATAAAGATGTTGTGCTTATTGACACTGCTGGAAGAATGCAGACAAACATGAATCTAATGGAAGAAATGGCAAAAATAAAAAGGGTTGTAAATCCTGATTTTATAATTTTTGTTGGAGATGCACTTACAGGCAATGATGCCGTAGAACAAGCAAAAATGTTTGATGAAAAGATAGGCATTGATGGTGTAATTCTTACAAAAGCTGATGCAGACACCAGAGGCGGTGCTGCAATATCTATAAGTTATGTTATAGGCAAACCAATACTATTCTTAGGTATAGGTCAAAATTATGATGATTTAATCGAATTTAAACCAGAATGGGTAGTTAAACAATTATTCACTTAA
- a CDS encoding prefoldin, alpha subunit (COGs: COG1730 prefoldin molecular chaperone implicated in de novo protein folding~InterPro IPR009053: IPR004127: IPR011599~KEGG: mth:MTH1609 prefoldin subunit alpha~PFAM: Prefoldin alpha domain protein~SPTR: O27646 Prefoldin subunit alpha~TIGRFAM: prefoldin, alpha subunit~PFAM: Prefoldin subunit~TIGRFAM: prefoldin, archaeal alpha subunit/eukaryotic subunit 5) — MKDKEKLEEILAELKVYQEQSEIIKQQIDTIRSTIAELDMLDETLDAIDGKEGAEIFVPIGAGSFALAELKDTKNVIMSVGAGIAIKKSIKDAKSTLKKRRKELEKSVERLSKDLQKINEEISKLSPQAQELLKKVRGSE, encoded by the coding sequence TTGAAAGATAAAGAAAAATTAGAGGAAATATTGGCAGAACTTAAAGTATATCAAGAACAATCTGAAATTATAAAGCAACAAATAGATACTATCCGTAGTACTATAGCTGAGTTAGACATGTTAGATGAAACATTAGATGCTATAGATGGGAAAGAAGGCGCAGAAATATTTGTACCAATAGGTGCTGGATCATTTGCATTAGCAGAGTTAAAAGATACAAAAAATGTAATAATGAGTGTTGGTGCTGGAATAGCAATAAAAAAAAGTATTAAAGATGCTAAATCTACGTTAAAAAAACGAAGAAAAGAACTAGAAAAAAGTGTTGAAAGATTATCAAAAGATTTACAAAAAATCAATGAAGAAATATCAAAATTGTCTCCACAAGCACAAGAGTTATTAAAAAAGGTAAGAGGAAGTGAATAA
- a CDS encoding LSU ribosomal protein LX (InterPro IPR002768~KEGG: mth:MTH1610 ribosomal protein L18a~PFAM: Ribosomal LX protein~SPTR: O27647 50S ribosomal protein LX~PFAM: Ribosomal L18ae/LX protein domain), with product MDTKTYKVRGKFKMGEEMQPFTKEVRALSKKEVYEKIYSEFGGRHGVSRREIIIEKIEKIKDPDDIEDPVIRQLVERVI from the coding sequence ATGGATACAAAAACTTATAAAGTTCGTGGGAAATTTAAAATGGGTGAAGAAATGCAGCCATTTACAAAAGAAGTAAGAGCTCTCAGTAAAAAAGAAGTCTATGAAAAAATTTATTCTGAATTTGGTGGAAGACATGGAGTATCACGGCGTGAAATAATTATAGAAAAAATAGAGAAGATAAAGGATCCTGATGACATAGAAGATCCAGTGATCAGACAATTAGTTGAGAGGGTGATCTGA
- a CDS encoding translation initiation factor eIF-6 (COGs: COG1976 Translation initiation factor 6 (eIF-6)~InterPro IPR002769~KEGG: mth:MTH1611 translation initiation factor IF-6~PFAM: translation initiation factor IF6~SMART: translation initiation factor IF6~SPTR: O27648 Translation initiation factor 6~TIGRFAM: translation initiation factor eIF-6~PFAM: eIF-6 family~TIGRFAM: translation initiation factor eIF-6, putative): MIKRIEISEGSFIGAYVSVTEDIALVSTHLPKSVKRDIKEVLDVEVFEITIAGSELVGVLSVGNSNGILVPNNIMDQEMKILEDIGVNVGIVEDKHTALGNLILSNDYGAIISPLFSPEAVNTIKDTLDVNVKDLLLGTYTIVGSVGIATNKGALLHPDVKEKELETVEKVLKVPADLGTVNHGMIFIGSCMIANSKGVLVSKETTGPELARIEEALGLIEG; this comes from the coding sequence ATGATAAAAAGAATTGAAATATCTGAAGGAAGCTTTATAGGCGCATACGTTTCAGTGACTGAAGACATAGCCTTAGTATCTACACACTTACCAAAATCTGTGAAAAGAGACATAAAAGAAGTTTTGGATGTAGAAGTATTTGAAATTACTATTGCTGGTAGTGAATTGGTTGGAGTATTATCAGTAGGTAATTCTAATGGCATATTAGTCCCAAACAATATAATGGATCAAGAAATGAAAATTTTAGAGGATATAGGTGTTAATGTAGGTATAGTTGAAGACAAACACACCGCTCTTGGAAATCTTATATTATCTAATGATTATGGTGCAATTATAAGTCCTTTATTTTCTCCAGAAGCTGTGAACACGATCAAAGACACATTAGACGTCAATGTCAAAGATCTGTTGTTAGGAACTTATACTATTGTAGGTTCAGTAGGAATTGCTACTAATAAAGGTGCATTATTACATCCTGATGTTAAAGAAAAAGAATTGGAGACAGTTGAAAAAGTTTTAAAAGTTCCAGCTGATCTTGGAACCGTCAATCATGGCATGATTTTTATAGGGTCATGCATGATTGCCAACTCTAAAGGAGTACTTGTTAGTAAGGAAACGACTGGACCTGAACTTGCAAGAATAGAGGAAGCATTAGGACTTATTGAGGGATGA
- a CDS encoding LSU ribosomal protein L31E (COGs: COG2097 Ribosomal protein L31E~InterPro IPR000054: IPR020052~KEGG: mth:MTH1612 50S ribosomal protein L31e~PFAM: Ribosomal protein L31e~SPTR: O27649 50S ribosomal protein L31e~PFAM: Ribosomal protein L31e) codes for MERVYTIPLRKVKNVPRTIRAPRAIRFIREFMKRHMKAEEVKIDRSVNEKVWERGIQKIPPKIKVKAVKDEDGVVKVSLAD; via the coding sequence ATGGAGAGAGTTTATACAATACCTTTAAGAAAGGTAAAGAATGTACCACGGACCATCAGGGCACCAAGAGCAATTAGATTTATAAGAGAATTTATGAAGAGACATATGAAAGCAGAAGAAGTTAAAATAGATCGTTCCGTAAATGAAAAAGTCTGGGAAAGAGGAATTCAGAAAATACCTCCCAAAATAAAAGTTAAAGCCGTTAAAGATGAAGACGGCGTTGTTAAAGTTTCTTTGGCGGATTAA
- a CDS encoding LSU ribosomal protein L39E (InterPro IPR000077~KEGG: pab:PAB3384 50S ribosomal protein L39e~PFAM: Ribosomal protein L39e~SPTR: Q9UYI8 50S ribosomal protein L39e~PFAM: Ribosomal L39 protein), translating to MSRNKHLAKKIRLSKAMRQNRRVPAWVMLKTGRRNIRNPKERHWRRNKLKV from the coding sequence ATGAGTAGAAACAAACATTTAGCAAAAAAAATAAGGTTATCTAAAGCCATGAGACAGAATAGACGTGTACCTGCGTGGGTAATGTTAAAAACAGGCAGAAGGAACATTAGAAATCCAAAAGAAAGACATTGGAGAAGAAATAAACTTAAAGTATAG
- a CDS encoding Queuosine synthesis (COGs: COG2117 subunit of tRNA(5-methylaminomethyl-2-thiouridylate) methyltransferase contains the PP-loop ATPase domain~InterPro IPR018317: IPR014729~KEGG: mth:MTH1614 hypothetical protein~PFAM: Queuosine synthesis-like~SPTR: O27651 Conserved protein~PFAM: ExsB) — protein sequence MKACVLFSGGKDSSLMATILDRLGMDVELVTVNFGIYDSWKAAAESAKALDFEHKVLKLNKKIIIKAVEKILEDGFPNNGINYLHKKVVEKVAKKYPVVADGTRRDDRVPKLNIDEIRSLEDKNDIEYITLRGMGHKTINRLSARLFKLRKIDSKLMKTSDYEVEIRYLIKKIGEKPESYFPPSHYQTQVIGWK from the coding sequence ATGAAAGCATGTGTTTTATTCAGTGGTGGAAAAGATAGTTCATTAATGGCTACGATTCTCGATAGATTAGGTATGGATGTTGAACTTGTAACAGTTAATTTTGGAATTTATGATTCATGGAAAGCTGCTGCTGAATCTGCAAAGGCTTTAGACTTTGAACATAAAGTATTAAAATTAAATAAAAAAATCATTATTAAAGCTGTAGAAAAAATACTTGAGGATGGATTTCCAAATAATGGCATAAATTATTTACATAAAAAAGTTGTTGAAAAAGTTGCTAAAAAGTACCCTGTTGTTGCAGATGGTACAAGAAGGGATGATAGGGTCCCCAAATTAAATATCGATGAAATAAGAAGTCTTGAAGATAAAAATGATATAGAATATATAACTTTAAGAGGTATGGGGCATAAAACCATAAATAGGTTATCTGCCCGGTTGTTTAAATTAAGGAAAATAGATAGTAAACTTATGAAAACTTCAGATTATGAAGTGGAGATAAGATATCTAATAAAAAAAATAGGAGAAAAACCTGAATCATATTTTCCACCATCTCATTATCAAACACAAGTTATAGGCTGGAAGTGA
- a CDS encoding DNA-binding TFAR19-related protein (InterPro IPR002836~KEGG: mth:MTH1615 hypothetical protein~PFAM: DNA-binding TFAR19-related protein~SPTR: O27652 DNA-binding protein MTH_1615~PFAM: Double-stranded DNA-binding domain), with translation MTDIEEIRRRKLLELQRKAMAEEREQVSEAQKEQIRRQFEIQKRHILRRILTPQARSRLANLRLARPELVEQLELQLIQLASAGQLRSRITDKQLKELLRKISSKRRRIRIKRM, from the coding sequence TTGACAGATATTGAAGAAATAAGACGTAGAAAATTGTTAGAATTACAACGTAAAGCAATGGCTGAAGAAAGGGAACAAGTATCAGAGGCTCAAAAGGAACAAATTCGAAGACAATTTGAGATTCAGAAGAGACATATATTGAGGAGAATATTAACACCACAAGCTAGAAGCAGATTAGCAAACTTAAGATTAGCAAGGCCTGAACTTGTAGAACAGTTAGAACTTCAGCTAATTCAGCTAGCTAGTGCAGGTCAGCTTCGTTCAAGAATAACTGATAAACAATTAAAAGAATTGTTAAGGAAGATTAGCAGTAAGAGAAGAAGAATAAGAATTAAAAGGATGTAG
- a CDS encoding SSU ribosomal protein S19E (COGs: COG2238 Ribosomal protein S19E (S16A)~InterPro IPR001266~KEGG: mth:MTH1616 30S ribosomal protein S19e~PFAM: Ribosomal protein S19e~SPTR: O27653 30S ribosomal protein S19e~PFAM: Ribosomal protein S19e): MTTVYDVPADLLIEEVAKELKKKSEIKPPEWAKFVKTGVHKERRPDNPDWWYIRLASLLRRIYLDGPVGVNRLRTWYGGRKDRGARPERFRRGSGAIVRKGLQQLEKLGFVEKTDEGRIITPEGRSFLDKLSHKIKKKIPELSKY, translated from the coding sequence ATGACAACAGTTTATGATGTGCCTGCAGATTTACTTATAGAGGAAGTTGCAAAAGAATTAAAGAAAAAATCCGAAATAAAACCACCTGAATGGGCTAAGTTTGTAAAAACAGGTGTACACAAAGAGCGTCGTCCTGATAATCCTGATTGGTGGTACATAAGATTGGCATCTTTACTTAGACGCATATATTTGGATGGACCTGTAGGTGTTAATCGTTTAAGAACTTGGTATGGTGGAAGAAAGGATAGAGGTGCCAGGCCTGAGAGATTTAGGAGAGGCAGCGGAGCAATTGTAAGAAAAGGACTACAACAATTAGAAAAACTTGGATTTGTAGAAAAAACCGATGAAGGAAGGATTATCACACCTGAAGGTAGATCTTTCCTAGATAAATTATCACATAAAATCAAGAAAAAGATTCCTGAGCTTAGTAAATATTAA
- a CDS encoding protein of unknown function UPF0044 (InterPro IPR001890~KEGG: mst:Msp_0593 hypothetical protein~PFAM: protein of unknown function UPF0044~SPTR: Q2NGR2 Putative uncharacterized protein~PFAM: CRS1 / YhbY (CRM) domain): MKVIKRKKELMRKSLTAVTVNIGKRGITNNLINEIKRQLKAKKVIKIRFAKTISTRKNEYLEEIIRKTGASLVDLRGNTAVLFKNKN; this comes from the coding sequence TTGAAAGTTATAAAAAGAAAAAAAGAGTTAATGCGTAAATCACTTACAGCAGTGACTGTAAATATAGGGAAACGCGGAATTACAAATAATCTAATAAATGAAATTAAAAGGCAATTAAAGGCAAAAAAGGTGATTAAAATAAGATTTGCTAAAACTATATCTACAAGAAAAAATGAATATTTAGAAGAGATAATCAGAAAAACTGGTGCTTCATTAGTAGACTTGAGAGGTAATACGGCAGTATTATTTAAAAACAAAAACTAG
- a CDS encoding ribonuclease P protein subunit Rpp21 (COGs: COG2023 RNase P subunit RPR2~InterPro IPR007175: IPR016432~KEGG: mth:MTH1618 hypothetical protein~PFAM: RNAse P, Rpr2/Rpp21 subunit~SPTR: O27655 Ribonuclease P protein component 4~PFAM: RNAse P Rpr2/Rpp21/SNM1 subunit domain) produces MRRPRWMIRIALERINILFNLAEREFHKHPERSHRYVEIARNIAMKYNIRIPRIWKRRFCKKCYKFLKPGYNSRIRVSGGKVKIKCLECGHIMRYPYIKEKKEKRRMKLESYKKKKRVNA; encoded by the coding sequence TTGAGAAGACCTAGATGGATGATCAGAATAGCATTAGAAAGAATCAATATTTTATTTAATCTCGCTGAAAGAGAATTTCATAAGCACCCAGAGAGATCTCATAGATATGTAGAAATAGCAAGAAATATAGCAATGAAATACAATATTAGAATACCTAGAATTTGGAAAAGAAGATTTTGCAAAAAATGCTATAAATTTTTAAAACCAGGTTATAATAGTAGGATAAGAGTTTCAGGAGGAAAAGTGAAAATTAAATGTCTTGAATGTGGGCATATAATGAGGTATCCATATATTAAAGAAAAAAAAGAAAAAAGGAGAATGAAACTTGAAAGTTATAAAAAGAAAAAAAGAGTTAATGCGTAA
- a CDS encoding Adenylate kinase (COGs: COG1936 nucleotide kinase (related to CMP and AMP kinase)~KEGG: mth:MTH1619 hypothetical protein~PRIAM: Adenylate kinase~SPTR: O27656 Putative adenylate kinase~PFAM: ATPase family associated with various cellular activities (AAA)), giving the protein MKIFLTGTPGVGKTTVSKLLAKKLSAKVININELVKEKSLYIGLDEKRNSVIVDLKKLCKEINKIASDKNIWIVEGHLSHLCHSADFVIVLRLHPSHLKKRLEKRGYNKSKIMENVEAEALGVCTHEALSIHGYKVHEIDTTNLLPNDVCNLIVEIINGKKIFKPGKIDFLEDFVREKFKNSNEY; this is encoded by the coding sequence ATGAAAATATTTTTGACAGGTACTCCAGGAGTTGGAAAGACAACTGTATCAAAACTCTTAGCAAAGAAATTATCTGCTAAAGTTATAAATATAAATGAATTAGTGAAAGAAAAAAGTTTGTATATAGGTTTAGATGAAAAAAGGAACAGCGTAATTGTGGACTTAAAAAAATTATGTAAAGAAATAAATAAAATAGCTTCAGATAAAAATATATGGATTGTCGAAGGCCATCTTTCTCATCTTTGTCATTCAGCTGACTTTGTAATTGTGTTAAGATTACATCCATCACATCTAAAAAAAAGATTGGAAAAAAGAGGATACAATAAATCCAAAATAATGGAAAATGTTGAAGCTGAAGCCCTTGGAGTTTGTACTCATGAGGCATTATCAATTCATGGATATAAAGTTCATGAAATTGATACAACTAATTTATTACCCAATGATGTTTGTAATTTAATAGTTGAGATAATTAATGGAAAGAAAATTTTTAAACCAGGTAAAATAGATTTTTTAGAGGATTTTGTTAGAGAAAAATTCAAGAATTCAAATGAGTACTAA
- a CDS encoding thiazole-adenylate synthase (COGs: COG1635 Flavoprotein involved in thiazole biosynthesis~InterPro IPR002922: IPR016040: IPR000103: IPR013027~KEGG: mth:MTH1620 ribulose-1,5-biphosphate synthetase~PFAM: thiamine biosynthesis Thi4 protein~SPTR: O27657 Putative thiazole biosynthetic enzyme~TIGRFAM: thiazole biosynthesis enzyme~PFAM: Thi4 family~TIGRFAM: thiazole biosynthesis enzyme) yields the protein MVLNEVTISKAIISKYMEELIDNTNLDVAIAGGGPSGITAGYYLAKEGFKVALFEKRVSIGGGAWGGGMMFNKIVVQEEGKKILDEFDVNTERYENNYYVADAIEMITTLASKACKSGLKIFNLINIEDIVIKNKKISGIVVNWTAAEMAKIHVDPLVIKSKFVIDATGHDCEVVKAVEKKLGPVLNTETGRIVGEKPMWAEKGEKAVIKNTGEVYPNLYVAGMAANSVYGSYRMGPIFGGMLLSGKKVAELIRERLL from the coding sequence ATGGTGTTAAACGAAGTTACAATTTCTAAGGCTATTATAAGTAAATATATGGAAGAATTAATTGATAACACTAATCTAGATGTTGCAATTGCTGGTGGAGGACCTTCAGGGATAACAGCAGGTTATTATCTTGCTAAAGAAGGTTTCAAAGTAGCATTATTTGAAAAAAGAGTTTCCATAGGTGGCGGTGCATGGGGCGGCGGAATGATGTTTAATAAAATAGTAGTACAAGAAGAAGGTAAGAAAATATTAGATGAATTTGATGTAAACACTGAAAGATATGAAAATAATTATTATGTTGCAGATGCTATAGAGATGATAACAACGCTAGCTTCAAAGGCATGCAAATCAGGGCTCAAAATTTTTAATTTAATAAACATAGAGGACATTGTTATAAAAAATAAAAAAATTTCTGGAATAGTTGTTAATTGGACTGCAGCAGAAATGGCTAAAATTCATGTTGACCCACTTGTTATAAAATCTAAATTTGTAATAGATGCTACAGGACATGATTGTGAAGTTGTAAAGGCTGTAGAAAAAAAATTAGGTCCTGTATTAAATACAGAAACTGGTAGGATAGTTGGAGAAAAACCAATGTGGGCAGAAAAAGGTGAAAAAGCAGTCATAAAAAATACGGGTGAAGTATATCCTAACCTATATGTTGCCGGGATGGCTGCTAATTCTGTCTATGGATCTTATAGAATGGGACCGATTTTTGGTGGAATGTTACTATCAGGAAAAAAAGTTGCAGAATTAATTAGAGAAAGATTATTATGA